The Deltaproteobacteria bacterium DNA segment CCGCCCCCCGCGAAAATGGTGCAAAAAATCAGCCCCAGGCTGAACAACATACGCCCTGTATGGATGATTCGCTTCACTGTCAGGCCCTCAACACGACAGCCGGGGATTGTTTAAAAATCAACCTGAGTGCGGGTAAAGAAGCACCCAGCGCCACTAAAATGATAAGGGGGATGGATGTGCCCAGGGCGCCCCAGTCAACACGATAGAGAAACGTCCATCCAAAGGACTGGCGGTTGATGACGAAGATCAACAGGGTGGATAACATAAATCCGCAAACCAAACCGGCGAGTTCACCGATCACTACCATATAAACCGCCTCCCACAAAACCATGGAGCGGATTTGCCGATGGCTGCCGCCAATGGCAAACAGGGTGTTGATTTGTCTGGTTCGTTCCAGAATTAA contains these protein-coding regions:
- a CDS encoding FtsX-like permease family protein, with translation LLRQSGEQIDVIDGNQLRDNIFQVFDETFAITSVLLLVALFIAAMGIVTTLTVLILERTRQINTLFAIGGSHRQIRSMVLWEAVYMVVIGELAGLVCGFMLSTLLIFVINRQSFGWTFLYRVDWGALGTSIPLIILVALGASLPALRLIFKQSPAVVLRA